The following coding sequences lie in one Ferrimicrobium sp. genomic window:
- a CDS encoding type II secretion system F family protein, producing the protein MLETFEYRARDSQGKVRQGAIDADSREAVLRHLHDLGLMPVSVNAKRVPVLKRDVNLGLSRRVKLAEVAVFARQFATMIESGITIVRALSILQAQTDNPTLRDAVTSIRQEITSGKSFSEAVAGFPKVFDTLFVAMVRAGEVSGTLDQVLSRAAETLETRVELQRKIKSALTYPGAVVVLVVVILTAMLVYVVPTFQSIFTSLGSQLPLPTRILMFVSHLAVTFFPLLIILYVGLVVGFIRLRRTKRGKAMLDRLVLKLPVFGVLIQKYAVARFASTLSTLIRSGVTLVPSLEIASGVANNSLVSAAALDTKRGVSQGEGIAERLGTHPIFPPMVAQMIAVGEEAGSLDTMLEKIARFYSQEVSAMTDSLSSLLEPLLIVVLGAVVGGMVIALYLPMLDIIKLLK; encoded by the coding sequence GTGCTCGAAACCTTTGAATATCGCGCTCGCGATAGCCAAGGCAAGGTGAGGCAAGGCGCGATCGATGCTGACAGTCGTGAGGCTGTCCTTCGCCATCTCCATGACCTAGGCCTCATGCCGGTGTCGGTGAACGCGAAACGTGTTCCGGTCCTGAAACGCGATGTCAACCTCGGCCTTTCGAGAAGGGTCAAGCTCGCCGAGGTTGCCGTCTTTGCTCGGCAGTTCGCAACCATGATCGAATCAGGTATCACCATTGTGCGTGCGCTTTCGATACTGCAGGCGCAAACCGACAACCCGACGTTGCGTGATGCCGTGACTTCGATCCGTCAAGAGATCACCTCGGGTAAGTCATTCTCAGAGGCGGTAGCTGGCTTCCCCAAGGTCTTTGATACCCTGTTCGTGGCTATGGTGAGAGCCGGTGAAGTATCTGGGACCTTGGACCAGGTACTCTCGCGAGCTGCCGAGACCCTTGAGACTCGGGTAGAGTTGCAACGCAAGATCAAATCGGCGCTCACCTATCCCGGTGCGGTGGTGGTGCTCGTGGTCGTTATTTTGACGGCGATGTTGGTCTACGTGGTTCCGACGTTTCAGAGCATCTTCACCTCGCTCGGCAGTCAGTTGCCATTGCCCACACGCATCTTGATGTTCGTCTCCCATCTGGCCGTCACGTTCTTTCCGTTGTTGATCATCCTCTACGTGGGACTTGTTGTCGGGTTCATTCGCTTGCGTCGCACCAAGCGTGGTAAGGCAATGCTCGATCGCCTCGTGCTCAAACTCCCGGTTTTCGGCGTACTCATACAGAAGTATGCGGTAGCCAGATTTGCCTCAACGCTTTCGACACTGATACGCAGTGGTGTTACCCTGGTTCCTTCACTAGAGATCGCGAGTGGTGTTGCCAACAACTCGCTGGTTTCGGCGGCGGCGCTTGATACGAAGCGCGGTGTCTCTCAAGGGGAGGGAATCGCAGAGCGTCTCGGTACTCACCCCATCTTTCCGCCCATGGTCGCGCAGATGATCGCGGTCGGCGAGGAGGCTGGCTCCCTCGATACCATGCTCGAAAAGATCGCCCGCTTCTATTCCCAAGAGGTCTCAGCTATGACGGATTCACTTTCGTCACTGCTTGAGCCACTCCTGATCGTCGTGCTCGGCGCCGTGGTCGGAGGTATGGTCATTGCCCTCTATCTACCGATGCTCGACATTATCAAACTGCTCAAGTGA